The Temnothorax longispinosus isolate EJ_2023e chromosome 12, Tlon_JGU_v1, whole genome shotgun sequence genome includes a window with the following:
- the LOC139822703 gene encoding uncharacterized protein codes for MDILCFHYFYTSEKLEAHTIDCWEMNDCAIKLPSDNDKWLQFNNYGRKERVPFIVYADLECTLGKTTADPETSGIYQHHEVFSVGYYVRCSYDDSLSAYRFRRDNDCIAWFAEELKGLAHRVKNILSDNVPMADFTRDEWKKFNIAAQCHVCEKPFAPNDTRVRDHCHLTGRYRGPAHSTCNLNYKDSHFIPVIFHNLSGYDAHFIIKEIATAFEGKIDVLPITKEKYISFTKHVKDTTERFDSRNDIKLRFIDSYKFLSASLAKLSSFLDNNKLKIIRSKFSTLSDNDFELLTRKGVFPYEYIDCVEKLEDTCLPPRDSFYSSLTGDTVSESDYAHAVNVWQRFSIQTLGEYSNLYLKTDVLLLADIFENFCDSCVASYGLDPAHYYTLPGFTWDAMLKHTHINFELLTDIDMVMFIERGIRGGLSQCSGRYAQANNKYIHAISRSIETIVVPDPLPNADFRWVNNISNFDVNAIASDSPTGYILEVDLEYPQCLHDAHADLPFCPKDER; via the exons ATGGATATACT ATGTTTCCACTATTTCTACACGAGCGAGAAATTGGAAGCCCACACCATCGACTGTTGGGAAATGAACGACTGCGCGATCAAGTTACCGAGCGATAACGACAAGTGGCTGCAATTCAACAACTACGGCAGGAAAGAACGAGTTCCGTTTATCGTATACGCCGACTTGGAATGTACCTTGGGGAAGACGACAGCGGATCCTGAAACGTCCGGCATATACCAACACCATGAGGTATTTAGCGTCGGGTATTACGTACGGTGCTCGTACGACGACTCATTATCCGCATATCGATTTCGTCGTGATAATGATTGCATCGCGTGGTTCGCCGAGGAACTCAAAGGATTAGCGCATCGCGTAAAAAACATCTTGTCCGACAATGTACCCATGGCggatttcacgcgagacgagtggaaaaaatttaacatcgCGGCGCAATGTCACGTGTGCGAGAAACCGTTCGCGCCAAACGACACGCGGGTACGCGATCACTGTCATTTAACCGGTAGGTATCGAGGTCCCGCACATTCGACAtgcaatttgaattataagGATTCTCACTTCATCCCAGTAATATTCCACAATCTGTCAGGCTATGACGCGCATTTCATTATTAAGGAGATAGCTACCGCGTTCGAAGGCAAGATCGATGTACTGCCTATAACAAAGGAAAAGTACATCTCATTTACTAAACACGTGAAAGACACCACGGAAAGATTTGATTCGCGAAACGATATAAAGTTAAGATTTATCGACTCGTATAAATTTCTGAGCGCGAGTCTCGCAAAATTGTCATCTTTcctagataataataaattaaaaattatacgttcaaAATTTTCCACGTTATCCGACAACGATTTTGAATTATTGACGCGAAAAGGTGTCTTTCCGTATGAGTACATTGACTGCGTCGAAAAGCTGGAGGATACATGTTTACCACCGCGCGATTCATTTTACAGTTCCTTGACCGGTGACACtgtatccgagagcgattacgcgcacgccgtGAACGTCTGGCAACGGTTCTCTATTCAAACTTTGGGTGAATACAGCAATCTGTATCTAAAGACCGATGTCTTGTTATTGGCCgacatatttgaaaatttttgcgaTAGCTGCGTCGCGAGTTATGGACTCGATCCAGCGCATTATTACACTTTACCGGGTTTCACGTGGGACGCTATGTTAAAACATACGCACATAAATTTCGAACTGCTCACAGACATTGATATGGTAATGTTTATCGAACGTGGTATTCGCGGCGGCCTCAGTCAATGTTCCGGTAGATACGCGCAAGCCAATAACAAGTACATACATGCAATCTCACGATCCATCGAAACCATCGTCGTACCTGAT CCACTGCCCAACGCAGATTTTCGATGGGTCAACAACATCTCGAACTTCGACGTGAACGCGATCGCTTCGGATTCACCCACAGGTTATATTCTCGAAGTTGATCTCGAGTATCCACAGTGTCTGCATGATGCGCACGCTGATCTACCGTTCTGTCCGAAGGACGAGCGATAA